The genomic window AGATAGCCGGTCGCATGGTCGAGCAGTTCCGCCTCGGTCACGCCGAGCAAGGTCGCAAAACGAGTGTCCAGGCTGATGTCCTCCAGGTTGTTCAATCCCGAAAAGACGCCGACCTTGCTGAATTTACTCACACCGGTCAACATAACGAAGCGAATGTGGGCGTCCATGCCCTTGATGACGCCATAGAAGCCGCGCAACACTTCGCGCACGCGGCGCGCCTCGGCCAGGTCGTCCAGGTGATCGAGCAGCGGCTTGTCGTACTCGTCTACCAGGATCACGACGCGGCCGTCGCCCGCCAGCCGCCAGACCAGCTCGCGCAAGCGCTTGAGGTGGTCGCCCGGCCCCAGCGCGATGCCGGCCCGTTCCCCCAACTCGCCCAGCATCTCGGCCAGCACGAGCTTGAGGTGCTCAGCGTTCTCGGCGCGATAGAGGCTGAGATCCATGCGGATGACCGGGAAGGGGCTGCCAGTCGTAGGGCTGGTCGTCGAGCCACAGCCCGCGGAAGAGCGGTCGGTTGCCGCGGAAGACTCTCCTCCAGGGTCGAGATCAGCAGGCTCTTGCCGAAGCGTCGCGCTGCGCCAGGAAATAGACGCCCGAGGGGTTGCGGATCAGCTCGTGATCCAGCGCGCCTTGTCCACATACAGATAGCCGCCTTCGATCAGCTTGCGAAAGCTCTGGATGCCGATGGGCAACAGTTTGAGCATCATTGCACCTC from Candidatus Amarolinea dominans includes these protein-coding regions:
- a CDS encoding AAA family ATPase — protein: MMLKLLPIGIQSFRKLIEGGYLYVDKARWITS